The DNA sequence GGTAAAAAAATGAAAATTAGTTTAATTTTGTTATAAGTTTCGGTGATCAAAAATCCGGAACATTGATCTTAAAAATAGAATTACTTTGAATCAAAATATTCCATTAGCTGAAAAATTAAGACCCAAAACCCTGAACGATGTATTGGGGCAGGAACACCTTACCGGCAATAAAGGAACAATCAGAAAAATGATTGAAAATAACACGCTGAATTCGCTGATCCTTTGGGGGCCTCCCGGAACTGGAAAGACGACGCTGGCTGAAATCATTTCAGAACAGTCGGGAAGGAAGTTCTATAAACTTTCTGCTGTTTCTTCAGGGGTGAAAGATGTTCGTGATGTCATTGATGATGCTAAAAAACAGAATTTGTTTTCCGGGAAATCACCCATCTTATTTATTGATGAAATTCACCGCTTCAACAAATCTCAGCAGGATTCATTGCTCCATGCCGTAGAGAAAGGCTGGATTGTCCTGATAGGAGCGACTACTGAAAATCCAAGTTTTGAAGTAGTTTCAGCGTTGCTTTCGAGAAGCCAGGTTTATATTTTAAAAGCTTTGAGTTATGAAAAACTTGAAGAATTGATTGATATTGCTTCTGAAAGATATAATAAAGATGAAGGAACCGATTTTAAAATCCTTGAAAAAGAAGCTTTTATTCAATATTCGGGTGGTGATGCCAGAAAGTTGATCAATTCTGTAGAATTGGTTTTGAATCAATATAAAAACTCCGGTACAACAGAAATCATTAATACCGATGTTCTTGAAGTTCTTCAGGAAACCATGGCGCTGTATGATAAAAACGGCGAGCAGCATTATGATATTATTTCCGCCTTTATCAAGTCAATGCGTGGTGGTGATCCAAATGGAGCTGTGTATTG is a window from the Chryseobacterium indologenes genome containing:
- a CDS encoding replication-associated recombination protein A, which codes for MNQNIPLAEKLRPKTLNDVLGQEHLTGNKGTIRKMIENNTLNSLILWGPPGTGKTTLAEIISEQSGRKFYKLSAVSSGVKDVRDVIDDAKKQNLFSGKSPILFIDEIHRFNKSQQDSLLHAVEKGWIVLIGATTENPSFEVVSALLSRSQVYILKALSYEKLEELIDIASERYNKDEGTDFKILEKEAFIQYSGGDARKLINSVELVLNQYKNSGTTEIINTDVLEVLQETMALYDKNGEQHYDIISAFIKSMRGGDPNGAVYWLARMIAGGEDIKFIARRMLILAAEDVGLANPNALVVANNCFQAINVIGNPEARIILSETAVYLAVSPKSNSAYMAINEALALVKRTGNLPVPLHLRNAPTKLMKDLDYGKEYKYAHSYEGNFVEQDFLPEEIRDVKLYEPGTNSTEKKIYEELKKKWNNKY